The Ovis canadensis isolate MfBH-ARS-UI-01 breed Bighorn chromosome 13, ARS-UI_OviCan_v2, whole genome shotgun sequence genome includes a region encoding these proteins:
- the SGK2 gene encoding serine/threonine-protein kinase Sgk2 isoform X1, whose product MDSSPAGTPSPKPPRANGNINLGPSANPNARPTDFDFLKVIGKGNYGKVLLAKHKSDGMFYAVKVLQKKSILKKKEQNHIMAERSVLLKNVRHPFLVGLRYSFQTPEKLYFVLDYVNGGELFFHLQRERRFLEPRARFYAAEVASAIGYLHSLNIIYRDLKPENILLDCQGHVVLTDFGLCKEGVEPEETTSTFCGTPEYLAPEVLRKEPYDRAVDWWCLGAVLYEMLHGLPPFYSQDVSQMYENILHQPLRIPGGRTVAACDLLQALLHKDQRQRLGSKTDFLEIKSHVFFSPINWDDLYHKRLTPPFNPNVAGPADLKHFDPEFTQEAVSKSIGCTPDTMASSSGASSAFLGFSYAPEDDAILDC is encoded by the exons ATGGACTCAAGCCCAGCTGGGACCCCCAGTCCGAAG CCCCCGAGGGCCAATGGGAATATCAACCTGGGGCCTTCTGCCAACCCAAA TGCCCGGCCCACGGACTTTGACTTCCTCAAAGTCATTGGCAAAGGAAACTATGGGAAG GTCCTACTGGCCAAGCACAAGTCTGACGGGATGTTCTACGCAGTGAAGGTGCTGCAGAAAAAGTCCATCTTAAAGAAGAAAGAG CAGAACCACATCATGGCAGAGCGCAGCGTGCTCCTGAAGAACGTGCGCCACCCCTTCCTCGTGGGCCTGCGCTACTCCTTCCAGACACCCGAGAAGCTCTACTTCGTGCTGGACTACGTCAACGGGGGAGAG CTCTTCTTCCACCTGCAGCGGGAGCGCCGGTTCCTAGAGCCCCGGGCCCGGTTCTACGCCGCCGAGGTGGCCAGCGCCATTGGCTACCTGCACTCCCTCAACATCATTTACAG GGACCTGAAACCGGAAAACATTCTCTTGGACTGCCag GGACACGTGGTGCTGACAGACTTCGGCCTCTGCAAGGAGGGTGTGGAGCCCGAGGAGACCACATCCACGTTCTGTGGTACCCCTGAG TACTTGGCTCCAGAAGTGCTCCGTAAGGAGCCTTACGATCGGGCAGTGGATTGGTGGTGCTTGGGAGCGGTGCTCTACGAGATGCTACATGGCCTG CCGCCCTTCTACAGCCAAGACGTATCCCAGATGTACGAGAACATTCTGCACCAGCCGCTACGGATTCCCGGGGGCCGGACGGTGGCCGCCTGCGACCTCCTGCAAGCCCTGCTCCACAAAGACCAGAGGCAGCGGCTGGGCTCCAAAACAGACTTT CTTGAGATAAAGAGCCATGTATTCTTCAGCCCCATAAACTGGGATGACTTGTACCACAAGAGGCTGACTCCACCCTTCAACCCAAATGTG GCAGGACCTGCTGACTTGAAACACTTtgacccagagttcactcaggaaGCTGTGTCAAAGTCCATTGGCTGCACTCCTGACACCATGGCGAGCAGCTCTGGGGCCTCGAGTGCCTTCCTGGGATTCTCCTATGCGCCGGAGGATGATGCCATCTTGGATTGCTAG
- the SGK2 gene encoding serine/threonine-protein kinase Sgk2 isoform X3: MDSSPAGTPSPKPPRANGNINLGPSANPNARPTDFDFLKVIGKGNYGKVLLAKHKSDGMFYAVKVLQKKSILKKKEQNHIMAERSVLLKNVRHPFLVGLRYSFQTPEKLYFVLDYVNGGELFFHLQRERRFLEPRARFYAAEVASAIGYLHSLNIIYRDLKPENILLDCQGHVVLTDFGLCKEGVEPEETTSTFCGTPEYLAPEVLRKEPYDRAVDWWCLGAVLYEMLHGLPPFYSQDVSQMYENILHQPLRIPGGRTVAACDLLQALLHKDQRQRLGSKTDFAGPADLKHFDPEFTQEAVSKSIGCTPDTMASSSGASSAFLGFSYAPEDDAILDC, encoded by the exons ATGGACTCAAGCCCAGCTGGGACCCCCAGTCCGAAG CCCCCGAGGGCCAATGGGAATATCAACCTGGGGCCTTCTGCCAACCCAAA TGCCCGGCCCACGGACTTTGACTTCCTCAAAGTCATTGGCAAAGGAAACTATGGGAAG GTCCTACTGGCCAAGCACAAGTCTGACGGGATGTTCTACGCAGTGAAGGTGCTGCAGAAAAAGTCCATCTTAAAGAAGAAAGAG CAGAACCACATCATGGCAGAGCGCAGCGTGCTCCTGAAGAACGTGCGCCACCCCTTCCTCGTGGGCCTGCGCTACTCCTTCCAGACACCCGAGAAGCTCTACTTCGTGCTGGACTACGTCAACGGGGGAGAG CTCTTCTTCCACCTGCAGCGGGAGCGCCGGTTCCTAGAGCCCCGGGCCCGGTTCTACGCCGCCGAGGTGGCCAGCGCCATTGGCTACCTGCACTCCCTCAACATCATTTACAG GGACCTGAAACCGGAAAACATTCTCTTGGACTGCCag GGACACGTGGTGCTGACAGACTTCGGCCTCTGCAAGGAGGGTGTGGAGCCCGAGGAGACCACATCCACGTTCTGTGGTACCCCTGAG TACTTGGCTCCAGAAGTGCTCCGTAAGGAGCCTTACGATCGGGCAGTGGATTGGTGGTGCTTGGGAGCGGTGCTCTACGAGATGCTACATGGCCTG CCGCCCTTCTACAGCCAAGACGTATCCCAGATGTACGAGAACATTCTGCACCAGCCGCTACGGATTCCCGGGGGCCGGACGGTGGCCGCCTGCGACCTCCTGCAAGCCCTGCTCCACAAAGACCAGAGGCAGCGGCTGGGCTCCAAAACAGACTTT GCAGGACCTGCTGACTTGAAACACTTtgacccagagttcactcaggaaGCTGTGTCAAAGTCCATTGGCTGCACTCCTGACACCATGGCGAGCAGCTCTGGGGCCTCGAGTGCCTTCCTGGGATTCTCCTATGCGCCGGAGGATGATGCCATCTTGGATTGCTAG
- the SGK2 gene encoding serine/threonine-protein kinase Sgk2 isoform X4, which translates to MDSSPAGTPSPKPPRANGNINLGPSANPNARPTDFDFLKVIGKGNYGKVLLAKHKSDGMFYAVKVLQKKSILKKKENHIMAERSVLLKNVRHPFLVGLRYSFQTPEKLYFVLDYVNGGELFFHLQRERRFLEPRARFYAAEVASAIGYLHSLNIIYRDLKPENILLDCQGHVVLTDFGLCKEGVEPEETTSTFCGTPEYLAPEVLRKEPYDRAVDWWCLGAVLYEMLHGLPPFYSQDVSQMYENILHQPLRIPGGRTVAACDLLQALLHKDQRQRLGSKTDFAGPADLKHFDPEFTQEAVSKSIGCTPDTMASSSGASSAFLGFSYAPEDDAILDC; encoded by the exons ATGGACTCAAGCCCAGCTGGGACCCCCAGTCCGAAG CCCCCGAGGGCCAATGGGAATATCAACCTGGGGCCTTCTGCCAACCCAAA TGCCCGGCCCACGGACTTTGACTTCCTCAAAGTCATTGGCAAAGGAAACTATGGGAAG GTCCTACTGGCCAAGCACAAGTCTGACGGGATGTTCTACGCAGTGAAGGTGCTGCAGAAAAAGTCCATCTTAAAGAAGAAAGAG AACCACATCATGGCAGAGCGCAGCGTGCTCCTGAAGAACGTGCGCCACCCCTTCCTCGTGGGCCTGCGCTACTCCTTCCAGACACCCGAGAAGCTCTACTTCGTGCTGGACTACGTCAACGGGGGAGAG CTCTTCTTCCACCTGCAGCGGGAGCGCCGGTTCCTAGAGCCCCGGGCCCGGTTCTACGCCGCCGAGGTGGCCAGCGCCATTGGCTACCTGCACTCCCTCAACATCATTTACAG GGACCTGAAACCGGAAAACATTCTCTTGGACTGCCag GGACACGTGGTGCTGACAGACTTCGGCCTCTGCAAGGAGGGTGTGGAGCCCGAGGAGACCACATCCACGTTCTGTGGTACCCCTGAG TACTTGGCTCCAGAAGTGCTCCGTAAGGAGCCTTACGATCGGGCAGTGGATTGGTGGTGCTTGGGAGCGGTGCTCTACGAGATGCTACATGGCCTG CCGCCCTTCTACAGCCAAGACGTATCCCAGATGTACGAGAACATTCTGCACCAGCCGCTACGGATTCCCGGGGGCCGGACGGTGGCCGCCTGCGACCTCCTGCAAGCCCTGCTCCACAAAGACCAGAGGCAGCGGCTGGGCTCCAAAACAGACTTT GCAGGACCTGCTGACTTGAAACACTTtgacccagagttcactcaggaaGCTGTGTCAAAGTCCATTGGCTGCACTCCTGACACCATGGCGAGCAGCTCTGGGGCCTCGAGTGCCTTCCTGGGATTCTCCTATGCGCCGGAGGATGATGCCATCTTGGATTGCTAG
- the SGK2 gene encoding serine/threonine-protein kinase Sgk2 isoform X2 — MDSSPAGTPSPKPPRANGNINLGPSANPNARPTDFDFLKVIGKGNYGKVLLAKHKSDGMFYAVKVLQKKSILKKKENHIMAERSVLLKNVRHPFLVGLRYSFQTPEKLYFVLDYVNGGELFFHLQRERRFLEPRARFYAAEVASAIGYLHSLNIIYRDLKPENILLDCQGHVVLTDFGLCKEGVEPEETTSTFCGTPEYLAPEVLRKEPYDRAVDWWCLGAVLYEMLHGLPPFYSQDVSQMYENILHQPLRIPGGRTVAACDLLQALLHKDQRQRLGSKTDFLEIKSHVFFSPINWDDLYHKRLTPPFNPNVAGPADLKHFDPEFTQEAVSKSIGCTPDTMASSSGASSAFLGFSYAPEDDAILDC; from the exons ATGGACTCAAGCCCAGCTGGGACCCCCAGTCCGAAG CCCCCGAGGGCCAATGGGAATATCAACCTGGGGCCTTCTGCCAACCCAAA TGCCCGGCCCACGGACTTTGACTTCCTCAAAGTCATTGGCAAAGGAAACTATGGGAAG GTCCTACTGGCCAAGCACAAGTCTGACGGGATGTTCTACGCAGTGAAGGTGCTGCAGAAAAAGTCCATCTTAAAGAAGAAAGAG AACCACATCATGGCAGAGCGCAGCGTGCTCCTGAAGAACGTGCGCCACCCCTTCCTCGTGGGCCTGCGCTACTCCTTCCAGACACCCGAGAAGCTCTACTTCGTGCTGGACTACGTCAACGGGGGAGAG CTCTTCTTCCACCTGCAGCGGGAGCGCCGGTTCCTAGAGCCCCGGGCCCGGTTCTACGCCGCCGAGGTGGCCAGCGCCATTGGCTACCTGCACTCCCTCAACATCATTTACAG GGACCTGAAACCGGAAAACATTCTCTTGGACTGCCag GGACACGTGGTGCTGACAGACTTCGGCCTCTGCAAGGAGGGTGTGGAGCCCGAGGAGACCACATCCACGTTCTGTGGTACCCCTGAG TACTTGGCTCCAGAAGTGCTCCGTAAGGAGCCTTACGATCGGGCAGTGGATTGGTGGTGCTTGGGAGCGGTGCTCTACGAGATGCTACATGGCCTG CCGCCCTTCTACAGCCAAGACGTATCCCAGATGTACGAGAACATTCTGCACCAGCCGCTACGGATTCCCGGGGGCCGGACGGTGGCCGCCTGCGACCTCCTGCAAGCCCTGCTCCACAAAGACCAGAGGCAGCGGCTGGGCTCCAAAACAGACTTT CTTGAGATAAAGAGCCATGTATTCTTCAGCCCCATAAACTGGGATGACTTGTACCACAAGAGGCTGACTCCACCCTTCAACCCAAATGTG GCAGGACCTGCTGACTTGAAACACTTtgacccagagttcactcaggaaGCTGTGTCAAAGTCCATTGGCTGCACTCCTGACACCATGGCGAGCAGCTCTGGGGCCTCGAGTGCCTTCCTGGGATTCTCCTATGCGCCGGAGGATGATGCCATCTTGGATTGCTAG
- the SGK2 gene encoding serine/threonine-protein kinase Sgk2 isoform X5 — MFYAVKVLQKKSILKKKEQNHIMAERSVLLKNVRHPFLVGLRYSFQTPEKLYFVLDYVNGGELFFHLQRERRFLEPRARFYAAEVASAIGYLHSLNIIYRDLKPENILLDCQGHVVLTDFGLCKEGVEPEETTSTFCGTPEYLAPEVLRKEPYDRAVDWWCLGAVLYEMLHGLPPFYSQDVSQMYENILHQPLRIPGGRTVAACDLLQALLHKDQRQRLGSKTDFLEIKSHVFFSPINWDDLYHKRLTPPFNPNVAGPADLKHFDPEFTQEAVSKSIGCTPDTMASSSGASSAFLGFSYAPEDDAILDC; from the exons ATGTTCTACGCAGTGAAGGTGCTGCAGAAAAAGTCCATCTTAAAGAAGAAAGAG CAGAACCACATCATGGCAGAGCGCAGCGTGCTCCTGAAGAACGTGCGCCACCCCTTCCTCGTGGGCCTGCGCTACTCCTTCCAGACACCCGAGAAGCTCTACTTCGTGCTGGACTACGTCAACGGGGGAGAG CTCTTCTTCCACCTGCAGCGGGAGCGCCGGTTCCTAGAGCCCCGGGCCCGGTTCTACGCCGCCGAGGTGGCCAGCGCCATTGGCTACCTGCACTCCCTCAACATCATTTACAG GGACCTGAAACCGGAAAACATTCTCTTGGACTGCCag GGACACGTGGTGCTGACAGACTTCGGCCTCTGCAAGGAGGGTGTGGAGCCCGAGGAGACCACATCCACGTTCTGTGGTACCCCTGAG TACTTGGCTCCAGAAGTGCTCCGTAAGGAGCCTTACGATCGGGCAGTGGATTGGTGGTGCTTGGGAGCGGTGCTCTACGAGATGCTACATGGCCTG CCGCCCTTCTACAGCCAAGACGTATCCCAGATGTACGAGAACATTCTGCACCAGCCGCTACGGATTCCCGGGGGCCGGACGGTGGCCGCCTGCGACCTCCTGCAAGCCCTGCTCCACAAAGACCAGAGGCAGCGGCTGGGCTCCAAAACAGACTTT CTTGAGATAAAGAGCCATGTATTCTTCAGCCCCATAAACTGGGATGACTTGTACCACAAGAGGCTGACTCCACCCTTCAACCCAAATGTG GCAGGACCTGCTGACTTGAAACACTTtgacccagagttcactcaggaaGCTGTGTCAAAGTCCATTGGCTGCACTCCTGACACCATGGCGAGCAGCTCTGGGGCCTCGAGTGCCTTCCTGGGATTCTCCTATGCGCCGGAGGATGATGCCATCTTGGATTGCTAG
- the SGK2 gene encoding serine/threonine-protein kinase Sgk2 isoform X6, with protein MFYAVKVLQKKSILKKKENHIMAERSVLLKNVRHPFLVGLRYSFQTPEKLYFVLDYVNGGELFFHLQRERRFLEPRARFYAAEVASAIGYLHSLNIIYRDLKPENILLDCQGHVVLTDFGLCKEGVEPEETTSTFCGTPEYLAPEVLRKEPYDRAVDWWCLGAVLYEMLHGLPPFYSQDVSQMYENILHQPLRIPGGRTVAACDLLQALLHKDQRQRLGSKTDFLEIKSHVFFSPINWDDLYHKRLTPPFNPNVAGPADLKHFDPEFTQEAVSKSIGCTPDTMASSSGASSAFLGFSYAPEDDAILDC; from the exons ATGTTCTACGCAGTGAAGGTGCTGCAGAAAAAGTCCATCTTAAAGAAGAAAGAG AACCACATCATGGCAGAGCGCAGCGTGCTCCTGAAGAACGTGCGCCACCCCTTCCTCGTGGGCCTGCGCTACTCCTTCCAGACACCCGAGAAGCTCTACTTCGTGCTGGACTACGTCAACGGGGGAGAG CTCTTCTTCCACCTGCAGCGGGAGCGCCGGTTCCTAGAGCCCCGGGCCCGGTTCTACGCCGCCGAGGTGGCCAGCGCCATTGGCTACCTGCACTCCCTCAACATCATTTACAG GGACCTGAAACCGGAAAACATTCTCTTGGACTGCCag GGACACGTGGTGCTGACAGACTTCGGCCTCTGCAAGGAGGGTGTGGAGCCCGAGGAGACCACATCCACGTTCTGTGGTACCCCTGAG TACTTGGCTCCAGAAGTGCTCCGTAAGGAGCCTTACGATCGGGCAGTGGATTGGTGGTGCTTGGGAGCGGTGCTCTACGAGATGCTACATGGCCTG CCGCCCTTCTACAGCCAAGACGTATCCCAGATGTACGAGAACATTCTGCACCAGCCGCTACGGATTCCCGGGGGCCGGACGGTGGCCGCCTGCGACCTCCTGCAAGCCCTGCTCCACAAAGACCAGAGGCAGCGGCTGGGCTCCAAAACAGACTTT CTTGAGATAAAGAGCCATGTATTCTTCAGCCCCATAAACTGGGATGACTTGTACCACAAGAGGCTGACTCCACCCTTCAACCCAAATGTG GCAGGACCTGCTGACTTGAAACACTTtgacccagagttcactcaggaaGCTGTGTCAAAGTCCATTGGCTGCACTCCTGACACCATGGCGAGCAGCTCTGGGGCCTCGAGTGCCTTCCTGGGATTCTCCTATGCGCCGGAGGATGATGCCATCTTGGATTGCTAG